From one Triticum urartu cultivar G1812 chromosome 3, Tu2.1, whole genome shotgun sequence genomic stretch:
- the LOC125542975 gene encoding uncharacterized protein LOC125542975, translating into MDSNMKQLQEALVDIETDAEQLLLARHELVQNDKMRNDNREALTALRKRARTTKSSVPSPFDVVMKEMEGTSGKQLVKEICSTCGNHDPKEHTWLMFPGSDIFARVPFHATHTILEEDQERLDFDTKKLQSFVKEKSFLISEKGALADKISPGIVKSLVSLTDKPK; encoded by the exons ATGGACTCTAACATGAAGCAGCTTCAAGAGGCTCTGGTTGACATTGAAACTGATGCAGAGCAACTTCTTCTGGCTAGGCATGAG CTTGTGCAAAATGACAAGATGAGGAATGATAACAGGGAGGCGTTGACAGCCCTCCGGAAAAGAGCCAGGACAACCAAAAGTAGTGTTCCATCTCCCTTTGATGTCGTAATGAAAGAAATGGAAGGAACCTCAGGCAAGCAGCTGGTAAAGGAGATATGCTCGACATGTGGAAACCACGACCCCAAGGAACATACCTGGCTAATGTTTCCAGGATCAGATATTTTTGCCCGTGTTCCATTTCATGCAACACACACTATTCTGGAAGAAG ATCAAGAACGCCTGGACTTCGACACCAAGAAGCTGCAAAGCTTTGTGAAGGAGAAGTCATTTCTGATATCCGAGAAAGGCGCCCTTGCTGACAAGATCAGCCCTGGAATCGTGAAATCCCTCGTGAGCCTCACAGATAAACCCAAGTAG
- the LOC125542974 gene encoding metacaspase-1-like yields MGNTGPPRMASWCRHCGAGIAAPPAGPSSGVRCAFCRRVTRVERHRSVGSASSALAPPSAVSSARLELPAGYPASRGKKRAVLVGVSYTGTSYELKGTGKDVELMRNLLCDKFGFPGDSILVLTEESDDASRVPTRENLLRAMRWLVAGCDAGDSLVFHFSGHGVQKLDTAGDEVDGYNEALCPLDFEDKGKILDDEINETIVRPLGPGVKLHAIIDTCHSGTILDLRYLCRLSRTGYWQWENHVRPGKPKGTNGGLAISISGCNDDQKSSESSVQGFSDTAAIGAMTDSFIRAVESEPGTTYGRLLSAMRATIRDSQGTGRRLPGRIGSFVRKMITSSAVQEPQLCSSEMFDIYRKPFLL; encoded by the exons ATGGGCAACACCGGGCCGCCGAGGATGGCGTCGTGGTGCAGGCACTGCGGCGCGGGCATCGCGGCGCCGCCGGCGGGGCCGAGCTCCGGCGTCCGGTGCGCGTTCTGCCGCCGCGTGACGCGCGTGGAGCGGCACCGCAGCGTGGGCAGCGCATCGAGCGCGCTCGCGCCCCCGTCGGCGGTGAGCTCGGCCAGGCTCGAGCTGCCGGCCGGCTACCCGGCGTCCCGCGGCAAGAAGCGTGCCGTCCTCGTCGGCGTCAGCTACACGGGCACCTCCTACGAGCTCAAGGGCACGGGCAAGGACGTCGAGCTGATGAGGAACCTCCTCTGCGACAAGTTTGGCTTCCCCGGCGACTCCATCCTCGTCCTCACCG AGGAGAGTGACGACGCGAGCAGAGTGCCGACGAGGGAGAACCTGCTACGGGCGATGCGGTGGCTCGTCGCAGGATGCGACGCCGGCGACTCACTGGTGTTCCACTTCTCCGGGCACGGCGTGCAGAAGCTGGACACGGCCGGGGACGAGGTGGACGGGTACAACGAGGCGCTGTGCCCGCTGGACTTCGAGGACAAGGGCAAGATCCTGGACGACGAGATCAACGAGACCATCGTCCGGCCGCTGGGCCCCGGCGTGAAGCTCCACGCCATCATCGACACCTGCCACAGCGGCACCATCCTCGACCTCCGCTACCTCTGCCGCCTCTCCAG GACCGGGTACTGGCAGTGGGAGAACCACGTCCGTCCGGGGAAGCCGAAAGGCACCAACGGAGGCCTCGCCATCTCCATCAGCGGCTGCAACGACGACCAGAAGTCGTCGGAGTCGAGCGTCCAGGGGTTCTCCGATACCGCTGCCATCGGCGCCATGACGGACAGCTTCATCAGGGCCGTGGAGTCCGAGCCAGGGACGACCTACGGGCGGCTGCTGAGCGCGATGAGGGCGACGATCCGCGACAGCCAGGGGaccggccgccgcctccccggGAGGATCGGCTCCTTCGTCCGCAAGATGATCACTTCCAGCGCCGTGCAGGAGCCTCAGCTCTGCTCTTCAGAGATGTTCGACATCTACCGGAAGCCCTTTCTCCTGTGA